The sequence CCTCCGGCCGGAGCACACCGCCCTCCGTCTCGTCAGGGCCGACCACGGCTGCGCCGTACCGGCCCTGCTCGACCGGCAGGGCGCCTGCGACCAGGGCATGTCGGGGCGTCGGCACCAGGCGGTACTGCGCCACTTCCACGAGCGGTACGGCGTCGAGCCGGCCACTCTGGTGAGGCAGGTGCTGGACCTGCCGGTCACCAGGATGCCCACTGTTCCGACATCGTCGACCCGGGAGTCGGCAGCCCGGAGGAACTGGCCGCGCCCCAGTCGCTCGCCGGCACCTGGTGCTTCCGGCGGGACCGAGGACGCCGCCGGCCTGCCCTCAGATCCAGCCGTCCAGAGCGCCCATGAATCCCTGGAAGTCGTCCCGGTACAGGGAGTGCCCGGCTCCGGGGACCGTGCGGGCCGTGAAGCCCCGCCGGGTCAGCTCCCCTTCCAGTTCCGGGGAGACGAGGTCACTCGGGTCGGCCAGCAGGACGAGTGAGGGCGCCACCGGGCGCCGAGGGGTCCGGCCGACGGCGTAGGCCTCGGGCAGGGCGTGGGCCGTCGCGGGGTCCCAGTCGGCGAGCGTGGACAGCTCGATCTCCACGTCGGCCGCGTCCCAGCGCGGGTTGAAGTGTTCGATCACGGCGCGGTTGACGTGCTTGGCCTCCGCGAAGGAGCGGGCCACCAGGTCGAGGTCCCGCCTGAGCTCCCAGGCCGGGTCGCAGTAGACGACCCGTTCCGGTGCCAGCCGCTCGGCGGCGAGGGCCAGCGCCATGGCGCCCAGCGAGTGCCCGATCGCCAGCTGCGGGCCGTGCGGGAGGGTTTCCACGAGGTCGTCCGCCCAGATCTCGGCGCCGTACTCACCCCGGCCGCTCGCTCCGTGTCCGCGCAGGTCCACCGCGATCACCCGGTAACCCTTGTCCGCCAGGGCCGGCGCGACCCGGTGCCAGGTCCTGTGGTCGGACATGATCCCGTGGACCAGGACGGCGACCCGGTCTCCGGTCCCCCACTCGCGGGTGTGCAGCTTCATCGACACGCCTCTCTCGTCCGGACTCCGCTCGATCTTTTCATTGAACCGATACCGGATCCACCGTGACGGCTCACAGCGGGGAGTGGGCCACCACTGTCACATACGCCCCGTACAACACGGACACAACGGCAAGGGACCCGCCGATGAGCAGCACCTGGGCCGGCCGGACCCGCCAGGTGCGGGCGAAGGCTCGCGCCGGCGGGATCAGCAGGGGGAAGACGGGCAGCAGGAAGCGCGGCTTGGACGAGAAAGAGCCGGAGCCCCCGACCACGAGCAGGATCAGCACCCCCGCGAAGACCACCAGGACCAACGGGGCGCTGTCCAGACAGAGCAGCCCGAACAGCACGACGCCGAGCACGACCACCATCAGGGCCGCCGGGTAGACGGCGCTGCCACCGTGCAGGAACAGCACCTTGAGGAAACGCAGGGCGCCGGCGCCGAAGTCGAAGCGCGAGTCCCAGGCGCTCTGGATCTTGAAGTAGCCGCCCAGCGGGTCGCCGGTCCGCTGCCCCACCCAGAGCACATAGCCGAGCCAGCCCAGCGGGGCGAGGAGGGCACCGGCCCACAGTCCCGCCGGCACCCGGCCACGGCACCGGAGCACCTCGTGCACGGCGGCGGCGCCGACGGCCACCGCCACCGCGAACCCGGTCGGCCGGGACAGGCCCGCCAGCGCGGCCAGCGAACCGGCCCACAGCCAGCGGCCCTTGAGCACGCAGTACAGGGACCAGACGGCGAGTGCGGCGAAGAGCGACTCGGTGTAGGCGATGGTCAGTTCGACGGCGTGCGGCAGAACGGCCCACAGGCCGACCAGGGCGGTGGCGACGGCACGCCCGTAGAGGTGGTGGCCGAGGACGTAGAGGCCGTAGGCGGCCACGCCCGCGGCGGCCCAGGCGATCAGTATCCCGGCCTGGCCGGGGGTGAACGGGAGGACCGTGATCAGGGCCCGGATGAGTCCGGGATAGAGCGGGAAGAACGCCCAGTCGGCCTGCACCCCGCCGGTCTGGGTGATCCAGATGAGGTGTCCGTAGCCGTGGCCGGCGATGTGCAGGTACCAGCGGGAGTCCCAGGAGTGGGCCAGGCTGCGCACCAGCGGGTGTCCGGTGAGGTGATTGGTGACGATCACCGCGACCACTCCGGCGAGCCGGACGACCGCGAACAGCGCGAGGGCCGGCAGGGCACCCTGCGGACCCCGGGGCCGGACGGCCGGGGGGAGCGCGGGACGGCGGAGGAGACCGGACGGCGCGGCCGGCTCGGGACGAGGTACAGAAGACGTGCTCACCCTACGACCTTGGTCACGCCCGTGGGGGCACGCAATCCGCAACCCGGCTTTCTTACGATCTTCCACCCTGATTCAGGAATCGCGGCAACCTACGCCTGAATTCAGGGTGAATCAGCTCCGAATCAACGCCTAAATCGGGGCAAATTACCCCTCCGCCCACCCCTGCTCCAGAGACCCGAAATGGCCACCGTAAGGTGTGGTTAGCATATGAGCGCTGCCTAGCTCGAAAGATAGATCTGTGACTGTCAACGACGACTCGTTCACCAACTGGAAGACCCGCGAGGAGATCGCGGAGTCGATGATCCCGATCATCGGGAAGCTGCACCGTGAGCGGGACGTGACCGTCCTGCTGCACAGCCGCTCCTTGGTGAACAAGTCGGTGGTCAGCATCCTGAAGACGCACCGCTTCGCCCGGCAGATCGCCGGCGAGGAGCTCTCGGTCACCGAGACGATGCCGTTCCTCCAGGCCCTCACCACCCTCGACCTCGGGCCCTCCCAGATCGACCTGGGCATGCTCGCCGCCACCTACAAGGCCGACGACCGCGGCCTGAGCGTCGCCGGGTTCACCGCCGAGGCCGTCGCCGGCGCCACGGGCGCCAACAAGATAGAGCGCCGCGAGCCGCGCGACGTCGTCCTCTACGGCTTCGGCCGCATCGGCCGCCTCGTCGCCCGCCTGCTGATCGAGAAGGCCGGCTCCGGCAACGGCCTGCGCCTGCGCGCCATCGTCGTGCGCGGTGGCGGCGATCAGGACATCGTGAAGCGTGCCTCGCTGCTGCGCCGCGACTCCATCCACGGCCAGTTCCACGGCACCATCACCGTGGACGAGGACAGCAGCACGATCGTCGCCAACGGCAACGCCATCAAGGTGATCTACGCCGACGACCCGACGGCCGTCGACTACACCGAGTACGGCATCCGGGACGCCATCCTCATCGACAACACCGGCAAGTGGCGCGACCTCGAGGGCCTGTCCAAGCACCTGCGCCCGGGCATCGAGAAGGTCGTCCTGACCGCGCCGGGCAAGGGCGACGTCCCGAACATCGTGCACGGCGTCAACCACGACACGATCAAGCCGGACGAGCAGATCCTGTCCTGCGCCTCCTGCACCACCAACGCGATCGTCCCGCCGCTGAAGGCCATGGACGACGAGTACGGCGTGCTGCGCGGCCACGTGGAGACGGTCCACTCGTTCACCAACGACCAGAACCTCCTGGACAACTACCACAAGTCCGAGCGCCGCGGCCGCTCGGCGCCGCTCAACATGGTGATCACCGAGACCGGTGCCGCCTCCGCCGTCGCCAAGGCCCTGCCCGACCTCAAGGCGCGGATCACCGGCAGCTCGATCCGTGTCCCGGTGCCGGACGTGTCGATCGCGATCCTCAACCTCCAGCTGGCCCGCGAGACCACCCGCGAGGACGTCCACGACTACCTGCGGGACGTGTCGCTGACCTCGCCGCTCAAGCGCCAGATCGACTTCACCACGGCGCCCGACGCGGTCTCCAGCGACTTCATCGGCTCGCGCCACGCCTCGATCGTGGACGCCGGCGCCCTCAAGGTCGAGGGGGACAACGCGATCCTCTACCTCTGGTACGACAACGAGTTCGGCTACTCCTGCCAGGTCGTCCGGGTCGTCCAGCACGTCTCGGGCGTGGAGTACCCGACGTACCCGTCGACCGCTGTCTGACGGGTGTCCGCGCACGCGTGCGGCCGCCGACCGGGGT is a genomic window of Streptomyces griseochromogenes containing:
- a CDS encoding alpha/beta fold hydrolase; the encoded protein is MKLHTREWGTGDRVAVLVHGIMSDHRTWHRVAPALADKGYRVIAVDLRGHGASGRGEYGAEIWADDLVETLPHGPQLAIGHSLGAMALALAAERLAPERVVYCDPAWELRRDLDLVARSFAEAKHVNRAVIEHFNPRWDAADVEIELSTLADWDPATAHALPEAYAVGRTPRRPVAPSLVLLADPSDLVSPELEGELTRRGFTARTVPGAGHSLYRDDFQGFMGALDGWI
- a CDS encoding glyceraldehyde-3-phosphate dehydrogenase, with the protein product MTVNDDSFTNWKTREEIAESMIPIIGKLHRERDVTVLLHSRSLVNKSVVSILKTHRFARQIAGEELSVTETMPFLQALTTLDLGPSQIDLGMLAATYKADDRGLSVAGFTAEAVAGATGANKIERREPRDVVLYGFGRIGRLVARLLIEKAGSGNGLRLRAIVVRGGGDQDIVKRASLLRRDSIHGQFHGTITVDEDSSTIVANGNAIKVIYADDPTAVDYTEYGIRDAILIDNTGKWRDLEGLSKHLRPGIEKVVLTAPGKGDVPNIVHGVNHDTIKPDEQILSCASCTTNAIVPPLKAMDDEYGVLRGHVETVHSFTNDQNLLDNYHKSERRGRSAPLNMVITETGAASAVAKALPDLKARITGSSIRVPVPDVSIAILNLQLARETTREDVHDYLRDVSLTSPLKRQIDFTTAPDAVSSDFIGSRHASIVDAGALKVEGDNAILYLWYDNEFGYSCQVVRVVQHVSGVEYPTYPSTAV